Proteins from a single region of Phycisphaeraceae bacterium D3-23:
- the apaG gene encoding Co2+/Mg2+ efflux protein ApaG has product MNATLISDTTTHGIRVGAAAFYLPDPSVPEENKYVFGYRVVILNAGDQGVQLLRRHWDIIDGDGTVKTVDGKGVVGEQPELEPGEAFKYESFAVLPTPWGTMEGYYEMQDDVGETLRVAIGRFFLTEDSSASGQGDTP; this is encoded by the coding sequence ATGAACGCCACCCTCATCTCCGACACCACGACCCACGGCATCCGTGTCGGCGCGGCCGCGTTCTACCTGCCCGACCCCTCGGTCCCCGAAGAAAACAAGTACGTCTTCGGCTACCGCGTCGTCATCCTCAACGCCGGCGACCAGGGCGTGCAGCTCCTGCGCCGGCACTGGGACATCATCGACGGCGACGGCACGGTCAAGACCGTCGACGGCAAGGGCGTCGTCGGCGAGCAGCCCGAGCTCGAGCCCGGCGAGGCGTTCAAGTACGAGAGCTTCGCGGTCTTGCCCACCCCCTGGGGGACGATGGAGGGCTACTACGAGATGCAGGACGACGTAGGCGAAACGCTGCGTGTGGCGATCGGGCGATTCTTCCTGACCGAAGACTCCTCCGCGTCGGGGCAAGGGGACACGCCCTAG